A stretch of the Aegilops tauschii subsp. strangulata cultivar AL8/78 chromosome 4, Aet v6.0, whole genome shotgun sequence genome encodes the following:
- the LOC109744175 gene encoding uncharacterized protein isoform X2 translates to MAPLVDDVTAEILLRLPPDEPEHLFRAALVCKPWLRVLCDPGFRRRYRTFHGTPPLLGLLHRLQVIQGDPAPRLAPTTSAPLSPYPDCDRSRALDCGHGRVLLHVWVRGRGWHLTVWDPVTGDQQSLPEPGIPWLIYSAAVFCPVAGCDHLDCHGGPFRVVFVATDDYDELVKAAVYSSETAAWSTPVTLDDGCESYVRHRRDVLAADGSFYYIPYVEPRRGAVIGDETYFTLREGNTIIRYDWAKNCISMVDPPDPNVYDDIALMVMEDSSLGFPCLENSSLYLFSRKVNAEWVCCRAIKLETVIPVADPDEEPVVVGCAEGVGVIFVSTHVGLFTIKLNSGLVKKVAESGKYFSVLPYMSFYTPDHGRFSSLARLTDV, encoded by the exons ATGGCGCCGCTGGTCGACGACGTCACCGCCGAgatcctcctccgcctcccgccggaCGAGCCCGAGCACCTCTTCCGCGCCGCCCTCGTCTGCAAGCCCTGGCTCCGCGTTCTCTGCGACCCCGGATTCCGCCGCCGGTACCGCACCTTCCACGGCACCCCTCCACTTCTAGGCCTCCTCCACAGGCTCCAGGTCATCCAAGGAGACCCCGCCCCCCGGCTCGCCCCCACCACGTCGGCGCCCCTCTCTCCCTACCCCGACTGCGACCGCTCGCGGGCGCTCGACTGCGGGCACGGCCGCGTCCTCCTCCACGTGTGGGTCAGGGGCAGGGGTTGGCATCTCACCGTCTGGGACCCCGTCACCGGCGACCAGCAGAGCCTCCCGGAGCCTGGCATCCCGTGGCTGATCTACTCCGCCGCCGTGTTCTGCCCTGTAGCCGGCTGTGACCACCTTGACTGCCACGGCGGCCCCTTCCGGGTTGTCTTTGTGGCCACCGACGACTACGACGAGCTAGTCAAGGCGGCAGTGTACTCATCAGAGACAGCTGCGTGGAGCACGCCAGTGACACTTGACGATGGTTGTGAATCCTATGTTCGGCATAGGCGAGACGTTCTTGCTGCTGATGGATCATTCTACTATATCCCCTATGTCGAGCCTAGGCGGGGTGCCGTTATTGGAGATGAAACCTACTTCACACTTCGGGAGGGTAACACAATCATCAGATATGACTGGGCCAAGAATTGCATATCCATGGTTGATCCGCCGGACCCGAATGTGTATGACGACATTGCCCTCATGGTGATGGAGGACAGTTCACTGGGGTTTCCCTGCCTTGAGAATTCCAGCCTTTATCTGTTCTCAAGGAAGGTGAATGCAGAATGGGTGTGCTGCAGGGCCATCAAGCTGGAGACAGTTATACCTGTTGCCGATCCTGATGAGGAACCAGTCGTTGTCGGATGTGCAGAGGGTGTGGGTGTCATATTCGTGAGCACACATGTTGGCTTATTCACAATCAAGCTAAATTCTGGGCTGGTTAAGAAGGTCGCCGAGTCCGGGAAGTACTTCAGCGTCTTACCCTACATGAGCTTCTACACTCCAG ACCATGGTAGATTTTCATCGCTAGCGAGACTCACTGATGTCTGA
- the LOC109744175 gene encoding uncharacterized protein isoform X1 codes for MAPLVDDVTAEILLRLPPDEPEHLFRAALVCKPWLRVLCDPGFRRRYRTFHGTPPLLGLLHRLQVIQGDPAPRLAPTTSAPLSPYPDCDRSRALDCGHGRVLLHVWVRGRGWHLTVWDPVTGDQQSLPEPGIPWLIYSAAVFCPVAGCDHLDCHGGPFRVVFVATDDYDELVKAAVYSSETAAWSTPVTLDDGCESYVRHRRDVLAADGSFYYIPYVEPRRGAVIGDETYFTLREGNTIIRYDWAKNCISMVDPPDPNVYDDIALMVMEDSSLGFPCLENSSLYLFSRKVNAEWVCCRAIKLETVIPVADPDEEPVVVGCAEGVGVIFVSTHVGLFTIKLNSGLVKKVAESGKYFSVLPYMSFYTPDRGRFSSLARLTDV; via the exons ATGGCGCCGCTGGTCGACGACGTCACCGCCGAgatcctcctccgcctcccgccggaCGAGCCCGAGCACCTCTTCCGCGCCGCCCTCGTCTGCAAGCCCTGGCTCCGCGTTCTCTGCGACCCCGGATTCCGCCGCCGGTACCGCACCTTCCACGGCACCCCTCCACTTCTAGGCCTCCTCCACAGGCTCCAGGTCATCCAAGGAGACCCCGCCCCCCGGCTCGCCCCCACCACGTCGGCGCCCCTCTCTCCCTACCCCGACTGCGACCGCTCGCGGGCGCTCGACTGCGGGCACGGCCGCGTCCTCCTCCACGTGTGGGTCAGGGGCAGGGGTTGGCATCTCACCGTCTGGGACCCCGTCACCGGCGACCAGCAGAGCCTCCCGGAGCCTGGCATCCCGTGGCTGATCTACTCCGCCGCCGTGTTCTGCCCTGTAGCCGGCTGTGACCACCTTGACTGCCACGGCGGCCCCTTCCGGGTTGTCTTTGTGGCCACCGACGACTACGACGAGCTAGTCAAGGCGGCAGTGTACTCATCAGAGACAGCTGCGTGGAGCACGCCAGTGACACTTGACGATGGTTGTGAATCCTATGTTCGGCATAGGCGAGACGTTCTTGCTGCTGATGGATCATTCTACTATATCCCCTATGTCGAGCCTAGGCGGGGTGCCGTTATTGGAGATGAAACCTACTTCACACTTCGGGAGGGTAACACAATCATCAGATATGACTGGGCCAAGAATTGCATATCCATGGTTGATCCGCCGGACCCGAATGTGTATGACGACATTGCCCTCATGGTGATGGAGGACAGTTCACTGGGGTTTCCCTGCCTTGAGAATTCCAGCCTTTATCTGTTCTCAAGGAAGGTGAATGCAGAATGGGTGTGCTGCAGGGCCATCAAGCTGGAGACAGTTATACCTGTTGCCGATCCTGATGAGGAACCAGTCGTTGTCGGATGTGCAGAGGGTGTGGGTGTCATATTCGTGAGCACACATGTTGGCTTATTCACAATCAAGCTAAATTCTGGGCTGGTTAAGAAGGTCGCCGAGTCCGGGAAGTACTTCAGCGTCTTACCCTACATGAGCTTCTACACTCCAG ACCGTGGTAGATTTTCATCGCTAGCAAGGCTCACTGATGTCTGA